The Moorella glycerini genomic interval AGGTGGCCTGGAAACCATCCGGCCGGAGCAGGGCTGACCAGGAGCGGTATATGAACCCTTCCCTCCACTTCCTCACCAGGGATAACTGGTACTGGTCCTTACTTTTGTTTGTTTACGGCCTGTCTTTTTTCCTTATGGGTTTTGGCATCATAATCCAGGCGCGGCGGGGGAGCGACCTGCGCCTGGGGAGGCGCTTGCCCTTGCTGGCCGTCTTCGGCCTTTTGCATGGCCTGGTAGAGTGGGGTTACATTTTTATTCCCACTGCTATAGTTGCTGAAGGCTGGCAGACCATGAGGGGGATGGCCGTCAACGGCGGCCATGCCCTGCTCCTGGCCCTTTCCTACCTTTTTCTGCTGGCCTTCGGCATCAATCTCCTGGCGGATACCAGGGGATGGCCGGCCTGGATGAGGTTTCTGCCCCTTGCCTGTTTCGGCGGATGGCTGCTGTTTTCTGCCCTGTCTTTGCCGCAGCAAAGCACGGCTGTCGCTTCCTGGTTGATCCTTATTGAAATTACAGCGCGTTATTTACTGGCCGCCCCCGGGGCGGCGGCAAGCGGGCTGGCCATCCTGGCCCAGGGGGATGAGCTGCGGCATTTAAGGCGCGGCTCTTTAAGATTTTTCCTGGCGGGTGCTGCCGGGGCCTTATTCCTTTATGCCTTTGGCGGGGGATTGATCGTTCCGCCGGCACCTTTTTTCCCGGCCAGTTTTCTTAATACTTCCCTGCTGTTGCGCCTGGGCCTGCCAGCCCAGGCCCTGCGCATCCTCAGCAGCATCCTGGTCGCCTTCTTTATTTTCCGGCTCCTGGACGTTTACGATGCTGAGGAAAGGCACTACCGGGAGACGGCCAGGGAGCGGGAAATGATCTGGCGGGAAAGGGAAAGAATCCGGCGGGACCTCCATGACGGTTTGATCCAGTCCATCTACGGGCTGGCCCTGGGCCTGGAACACAGCCGTTCCCTGCTGGCCGAAAACCCGGCGGTGGCGGCAGAGAGGCTCGCTGTGTTGAAACACCAGGCGGAAGAGGTGATTTCCGGCCTCAGGGGATACCTGGCCGGCCTGCACCTGGGGCGGGAACTGCCGGCCGACCCGGTGGCCCTGATGAAAAGAGTGGTGACCGAGCGGGTCGGCGGTACCGGCTTAAAGGTTAACTGGTGCATCCGGGGTAACGGCCGGCCTCACCTGGATGCCGACCAGCGGGATCATCTTTATCACATGCTGATTGAGATTTTAAGCAATATACGCCGCCATGCCGGGGCCAGCGAGGCCTGGATCGGCATTGACCTGGGGGCCGGCGGTTTCAGGGTGGAAATTAAAGATAATGGTACCGGCCTTCCTGCCAAAGTGCCTGCCGGCGGTCTGGGCCTGGAAAACCTGCGGCAGCGGGCGGCCCTGGCCGGAGGCTGGCTGGAAATTGAAGGCTGGCCCGGGGCGGGAACAACCGTAACCTTCTGGCTGCCCTATGGAGGCGATGGGGAGGGGAGAGACCATGGCCATTCGCGTGGTGCTGGTAGATGATCATGTCGTAGTCCGGGAGGGGCTGCGGGCCCTCCTGGCCGGGGAAAAGGATATTGAGGTGGTAGGGGAAACCGGCAGCGTCGCCGAATTACTGGACCTGGTGGAAGAAGCCCGGCCGGAAGTGCTGGTCATGGACCTCCAGCTGGGCAACGGCCAGAACGGGGTGGAGGCTACCAGGACCTTATTGCAGAGATGGCCTGACCTCAAAGTCGTTATTTTAAGCATGTACGACGACCGCGAACTCGTTTTCCGCGCCTTGGAGGCCGGGGCAATGGGCTATGTTTTAAAGCGGGCCGGGGTGGAGGACCTGATCCGGGCCATACGCCTGGTGGTCAGGGGCGAGGCCTTTCTCGATCCCCAGATTGCCCGGCGGGT includes:
- a CDS encoding sensor histidine kinase, whose amino-acid sequence is MNPSLHFLTRDNWYWSLLLFVYGLSFFLMGFGIIIQARRGSDLRLGRRLPLLAVFGLLHGLVEWGYIFIPTAIVAEGWQTMRGMAVNGGHALLLALSYLFLLAFGINLLADTRGWPAWMRFLPLACFGGWLLFSALSLPQQSTAVASWLILIEITARYLLAAPGAAASGLAILAQGDELRHLRRGSLRFFLAGAAGALFLYAFGGGLIVPPAPFFPASFLNTSLLLRLGLPAQALRILSSILVAFFIFRLLDVYDAEERHYRETAREREMIWRERERIRRDLHDGLIQSIYGLALGLEHSRSLLAENPAVAAERLAVLKHQAEEVISGLRGYLAGLHLGRELPADPVALMKRVVTERVGGTGLKVNWCIRGNGRPHLDADQRDHLYHMLIEILSNIRRHAGASEAWIGIDLGAGGFRVEIKDNGTGLPAKVPAGGLGLENLRQRAALAGGWLEIEGWPGAGTTVTFWLPYGGDGEGRDHGHSRGAGR
- a CDS encoding response regulator, with translation MAIRVVLVDDHVVVREGLRALLAGEKDIEVVGETGSVAELLDLVEEARPEVLVMDLQLGNGQNGVEATRTLLQRWPDLKVVILSMYDDRELVFRALEAGAMGYVLKRAGVEDLIRAIRLVVRGEAFLDPQIARRVIDGLQQGLPANRVDGDERVELTDREIEVLRLAAEGLTNAEIARRLFISVKTVQAHRASLMQKLGLHDRVDLVKYAIKKGILKLDAD